A portion of the Candidatus Kapaibacterium sp. genome contains these proteins:
- a CDS encoding DUF2236 domain-containing protein gives MEQITNVILDNARQLGDSHADDFISEVVKKHELKEINVFFKSLVYNNQLHKPGIPSDFTDYVNKNSSLPAWADKSKIEIAQNAFTRIGPVFVVSYFCKSLPECYACGKGAEVLYKTGRLTTHTRRRVAQTAQFVLDVMSPGGLEENGRGIATSLKVRLMHASIRYYFMNEVNRGKIEYDPNNYGYPINQEDLLGTMLAFSCVVIEGMERLGFTISVAEKDAILHLWKCVGYLIGIDEKLMPIDYHTALQTWQMITERHFKPTMAGSDLTNLLVEFLDEILHEKYLYDVVPIMMHRLLGDNTTKLVGVRTPKLYNPIAVISFILGIWLLKFESRGFISKITSHYVNMKLMIGLEKYIAEGEDTGIYIPPSLRKDWQLDNHLQSLFKKR, from the coding sequence TTGGAGCAGATTACAAATGTTATTCTTGACAATGCCAGACAATTAGGAGATTCTCATGCTGACGATTTCATAAGTGAAGTTGTTAAAAAGCATGAATTAAAGGAGATTAATGTTTTCTTCAAATCATTGGTTTACAACAACCAATTGCACAAACCCGGCATCCCGTCAGACTTCACTGACTATGTAAATAAAAACTCAAGTCTTCCTGCTTGGGCTGACAAATCAAAAATCGAAATTGCCCAAAATGCTTTCACTCGAATTGGACCCGTTTTCGTAGTTTCCTATTTTTGCAAATCACTCCCGGAATGTTACGCTTGTGGCAAAGGTGCCGAAGTCTTGTATAAAACGGGACGTCTGACCACCCATACCCGAAGACGTGTAGCCCAAACTGCACAATTTGTTCTTGATGTAATGTCACCCGGAGGATTGGAAGAAAATGGGCGAGGCATTGCAACATCACTCAAAGTTAGACTGATGCACGCCTCAATCAGATATTACTTTATGAATGAGGTAAATCGCGGGAAAATCGAATACGATCCGAATAATTACGGTTACCCGATTAATCAGGAAGATTTGTTAGGCACAATGCTCGCATTTTCTTGCGTGGTTATAGAAGGAATGGAACGTCTTGGTTTCACGATTTCTGTAGCTGAAAAGGACGCAATATTGCATTTGTGGAAATGTGTCGGGTATCTGATTGGCATTGACGAGAAATTAATGCCGATTGACTATCATACAGCGCTCCAAACTTGGCAAATGATTACCGAAAGACATTTTAAACCCACGATGGCAGGAAGTGACCTCACTAATCTATTGGTAGAATTTTTAGATGAAATATTGCATGAAAAGTATTTATATGATGTAGTGCCGATTATGATGCATAGACTTTTGGGCGACAATACTACAAAACTTGTCGGGGTTCGTACTCCGAAATTATACAATCCAATTGCTGTTATCTCATTTATATTAGGTATATGGCTATTGAAATTCGAAAGTCGAGGTTTTATTTCTAAAATAACTTCACATTACGTGAATATGAAACTTATGATTGGTTTGGAAAAATATATAGCCGAAGGCGAAGATACCGGCATATATATTCCTCCAAGTCTTCGTAAAGATTGGCAATTAGACAATCATTTGCAATCATTATTTAAAAAGAGGTAA